One segment of Microbacterium arborescens DNA contains the following:
- a CDS encoding 1,4-dihydroxy-2-naphthoyl-CoA synthase, which produces MVSELFDPAEWSLAPGADAYTDITAHVSNDGRIARIAFDRPEVRNAFRPHTVDELYRALDTARQDPRIGVVLLTGNGPSAKDGGWAFCSGGDQRIRGRDGYKYSDDETAVADPARAGRLHILEVQRLIRFMPKVVIAVIPGWAAGGGHSLHIVCDLSIASAEHGRFKQTDADVGSFDAGYGSAYMARQVGQKIAREVFFLAEEYSAQRAYEMGAVNRVVPHAELEREAIAMARTILGKSPTAIRMLKFAFNAIDDGMVGQQVFAGEATRLAYGTDEAVEGRDAFLQKRDPDWSPYPYHF; this is translated from the coding sequence ATGGTCTCGGAACTGTTCGATCCCGCGGAATGGTCGCTCGCCCCGGGGGCCGACGCGTACACAGACATCACGGCTCACGTCTCGAACGACGGGCGCATCGCGCGCATCGCGTTCGATCGTCCCGAGGTGCGCAACGCCTTCCGCCCGCACACGGTCGACGAGCTGTACCGCGCGCTCGACACCGCGCGCCAGGACCCGCGCATCGGCGTCGTGCTGCTGACGGGCAACGGACCCAGCGCGAAGGACGGCGGCTGGGCGTTCTGCTCGGGCGGCGACCAGCGCATCCGCGGCCGCGACGGCTACAAGTACAGCGACGACGAGACCGCCGTCGCCGACCCGGCGCGCGCCGGACGCCTCCATATCCTCGAGGTGCAGCGCCTCATCCGGTTCATGCCGAAGGTCGTCATCGCGGTCATCCCGGGATGGGCGGCCGGCGGCGGGCATTCGCTACACATCGTGTGCGACCTCTCCATCGCCTCGGCCGAGCACGGCCGGTTCAAACAGACCGACGCGGATGTCGGGTCGTTCGACGCCGGTTACGGCTCGGCGTACATGGCGCGCCAGGTGGGGCAGAAGATCGCCCGCGAGGTGTTCTTCCTCGCGGAGGAGTACTCCGCCCAGCGCGCCTACGAGATGGGCGCGGTCAACCGTGTCGTCCCGCACGCCGAGCTCGAACGGGAGGCGATCGCGATGGCCCGCACGATCCTCGGCAAGTCGCCCACCGCGATCCGCATGCTGAAGTTCGCCTTCAACGCGATCGACGACGGGATGGTCGGCCAGCAGGTGTTCGCGGGCGAGGCGACCCGTCTCGCCTACGGCACCGACGAGGCCGTCGAGGGACGT